Proteins from a genomic interval of Haliaeetus albicilla chromosome 13, bHalAlb1.1, whole genome shotgun sequence:
- the LOC138688799 gene encoding T-cell activation Rho GTPase-activating protein-like, which translates to RALALLSFAAGGSSGRRRKRRGLPWPFAQRRTPAAAQAPGQAGSGCSRALFGQPLAALCGEDGSLPRPIQELLAVLRREGPSTEGIFRRAAGGTELRELREALDRDADVDLGSQPALLLAAVLKDFLRSIPDKLLVNNLYEDWMQAMERTGKEERLSELKAVAEKLPAANLLLLKQLLSLLQHIGHNAATSRMTASNLAICLGPNLLSPPDEDLLPLQAMLEVTEKVRCVGKPAAALPAHQSLAAQRSLAASSLEQMPVGWLPAKAAPQPQPSVQRQGSGVGKAAWYNFRQLG; encoded by the exons CGGGctcttgctctgctttcctttgcggcaggagggagcagcggcaggaggaggaagaggagggggctgccctggccctttgctcagCGGAGGACCCCGGccgctgcccaggcgccagggcaggcgggctccggctgcagcagggcgctctttggccagcccctggcagccctctgcggggaggacggctccctgccccggcccatccag gagctgctggctgtcctgcgccgggaaggaccgtcgacggaGGGGATATTCCGCAGAGCCGCCGGCGGGACCGAGcttcgggagctgcgggaggccctggaccgcgaCGCCGATGTtgacctgggaagccagcctgcgctcctgctggccgccgtcttgaag gacttcctccggAGCATCCCCGACAAGCTGCTCGTCAACaacctctacgaggactggatGCAAGCCATGGAGAGGACCGGCAAGGAGGAGAGGCTCTccgagctgaaagc ggtggccgagaagttgcctgcgGCCAACCTCCTGCTCCTCAAGCAGCTGCTCTCGCtgctccagcacatcggccacaacgcagccaccagcaggatgaccgccagcaacctggccatctgtcttgggccaaacctgctgagcccacccgacgaggacctgctcccgctccaggccatgctggaggtgaccgagaaggtgcgctgtgttggcaagccggctgcagccttgccggcccatcagagcttggctgctcagaggtccctggctgcctcctcccttgagcaaatgccggtggggtggctgcccgcaaaggcagccccacagccacagccgtctgtgcagaggcaagggtcgggagtgggaaaggctgcttggtacaacttcaggcagctgggttga